Proteins encoded by one window of Azospirillum brasilense:
- a CDS encoding DUF1150 family protein — translation MTARRPKAEDVADGFDDRFARHGILEVAYLRSVEIDGLPAYAVYAANGTCLWLDTDRASAGATLQEHGMELVSVH, via the coding sequence ATGACCGCCCGCCGTCCCAAAGCCGAAGACGTTGCCGACGGTTTCGACGACCGCTTCGCCCGTCATGGAATCCTGGAGGTCGCCTATCTCCGGTCGGTGGAGATCGACGGCCTGCCCGCCTACGCCGTGTACGCCGCGAACGGCACCTGCCTGTGGCTGGACACCGACCGCGCGTCGGCGGGGGCGACGTTGCAGGAGCACGGCATGGAACTGGTCAGCGTGCATTGA
- a CDS encoding OmpA family protein, with protein sequence MPRPTSKTIARRLNGVALPALALPMIALACMAVPARAQTVEGSGGNRVMMFERPPTVDELREAVKPGPAPTDGTEQPKIRTRSIEIIGGGMNSANRPRPTDSVNYGTPAQQQATPQQSYSPPTTPVAQPDPAPQPKPKRAPVQEAAAPPVAPPPAAPRRSNGVQPATLSAPETAAETRPTNGFGFRINFAFNSADVPKEFYSYVDAVGGLMSQDPQLRLVIEGHTDAVGSDQYNLALSERRAVSVGEYLVRVHHIEPQRIAIAGLGKSQPLTPDPTDSRNRRVEFRPIQ encoded by the coding sequence ATGCCGCGACCGACCTCCAAGACCATCGCCCGACGGCTGAACGGCGTGGCGCTTCCCGCTCTGGCCCTGCCGATGATCGCCCTGGCCTGCATGGCGGTTCCCGCGCGGGCGCAGACCGTCGAGGGCTCCGGCGGCAACCGGGTCATGATGTTCGAGCGCCCGCCGACCGTGGACGAACTGCGCGAAGCGGTGAAGCCCGGCCCGGCGCCGACGGACGGAACCGAGCAGCCGAAGATCCGCACCCGCAGCATCGAGATCATCGGCGGCGGCATGAACAGCGCCAACCGCCCGCGCCCGACCGACAGCGTCAACTACGGCACGCCCGCCCAGCAGCAGGCGACCCCGCAACAGAGCTACAGCCCGCCGACCACCCCCGTGGCGCAGCCGGACCCCGCGCCCCAGCCCAAGCCCAAGCGCGCGCCCGTGCAGGAGGCCGCGGCCCCGCCCGTCGCCCCGCCGCCGGCCGCGCCGCGCCGTTCCAACGGCGTGCAGCCGGCCACGCTGTCCGCGCCGGAGACTGCGGCGGAGACCCGCCCGACCAACGGTTTCGGCTTCCGCATAAACTTCGCCTTCAACTCCGCCGACGTGCCGAAGGAGTTCTATTCCTACGTCGACGCGGTCGGTGGGCTGATGTCGCAGGACCCGCAGCTCCGCCTCGTCATCGAGGGGCACACCGACGCCGTGGGAAGCGATCAATACAACCTCGCCCTCTCCGAGCGCCGGGCCGTGTCGGTGGGCGAGTATCTGGTGCGCGTCCATCACATCGAGCCGCAGCGCATCGCCATCGCCGGCCTGGGCAAGAGCCAGCCGCTGACCCCCGACCCGACCGACAGCCGCAACCGGCGCGTCGAGTTCCGGCCCATCCAGTGA
- a CDS encoding DUF4384 domain-containing protein — protein sequence MGIVGRTGFARVAAVAALLLLGACVTSGEQATVVQKPKTPPVRTVSNFSEALRCMDTLMWNHGKRDIFITSNGIPDATGRVAGGTKEMLITAVSRMSERSNAFRFVDFEPTLDDVNALYWMIGVQPNFRAPSYYVRGAITQLDDNVVSEAASAGISLPTFDLGISADQVMSVISVDLNIGELATRQIIPGLSASNSLAIISSGKGADAGAVIGKAGLSFNVSLNKSEGLHQAVRTLIELSTIEVLGKMTRTPYWQCLGIDQTNPAFAGQARDWFDGMAPSQRVAYVQRVLLAEGYYDGPDSGQLDERTRDAISRYQADNDLIATGRIDFDLYQRMLAQPSGQKGPGAPRLQSVSNAGGEGLPRATPAPAGAPPDLVLSSDRGPQPRYRAGEALVVKVQPTANGFVYCYYQDAAGSVARIFPNRFQPDSFVQANQQVEVPPGAQKPFNLRMDRPGASETIACVVSPDELGTRIADRYKTEDLQPIPGATLADVVGAYGSIQGTNVRSRQMAVQVLPAVSAQR from the coding sequence ATGGGAATTGTCGGGCGCACCGGTTTCGCGAGGGTGGCGGCTGTCGCGGCGCTCCTGCTTCTCGGAGCCTGCGTGACCTCGGGCGAACAGGCGACCGTGGTCCAGAAGCCGAAGACCCCGCCCGTGCGCACGGTGTCCAACTTCAGCGAGGCGCTGCGCTGCATGGACACGCTGATGTGGAACCATGGCAAGCGCGACATCTTCATCACCTCCAACGGGATCCCCGACGCCACGGGCCGGGTGGCCGGCGGCACCAAGGAGATGCTGATCACCGCCGTGTCGCGCATGTCGGAGCGGTCGAACGCCTTCCGCTTCGTCGATTTCGAGCCGACGCTGGACGACGTGAACGCGCTCTACTGGATGATCGGGGTGCAGCCCAACTTCCGCGCGCCGTCCTATTATGTCCGCGGCGCCATCACCCAGCTCGACGACAATGTGGTGAGCGAGGCGGCCAGCGCCGGCATCTCGCTGCCGACCTTCGACTTGGGCATCTCCGCCGATCAGGTGATGTCGGTGATCTCGGTCGACCTGAACATCGGGGAACTGGCGACCCGCCAGATCATCCCCGGCCTGTCGGCCAGCAACTCGCTCGCCATCATCTCGTCGGGCAAGGGGGCGGACGCCGGGGCGGTGATCGGCAAGGCCGGCCTTTCCTTCAACGTCTCGCTCAACAAGTCCGAGGGGCTGCATCAGGCGGTGCGCACGCTGATCGAGCTCAGCACGATCGAGGTGCTGGGCAAGATGACCCGCACCCCCTACTGGCAGTGCCTGGGCATCGACCAGACCAACCCGGCCTTCGCCGGGCAGGCGCGCGACTGGTTCGACGGCATGGCGCCGTCGCAGCGCGTCGCCTACGTCCAGCGCGTCCTGCTGGCCGAAGGCTATTACGACGGTCCGGACAGCGGCCAGCTCGACGAGCGCACCCGCGACGCGATTTCCCGCTATCAGGCGGACAACGACCTGATCGCCACGGGGCGCATCGACTTCGACCTCTACCAGCGCATGCTCGCCCAGCCCAGCGGCCAGAAGGGGCCTGGGGCGCCGCGCCTGCAATCCGTGTCGAACGCGGGCGGGGAGGGGCTGCCGCGCGCCACGCCGGCGCCGGCCGGGGCACCGCCCGATCTCGTCCTCAGCTCCGACCGCGGGCCGCAGCCGCGCTACCGCGCCGGGGAGGCGCTGGTGGTCAAGGTGCAGCCGACGGCCAACGGCTTCGTCTACTGCTACTACCAGGACGCCGCCGGGTCGGTGGCCCGCATCTTCCCCAACCGCTTCCAGCCCGACAGCTTCGTCCAGGCCAACCAGCAGGTCGAGGTCCCGCCGGGGGCGCAGAAGCCCTTCAACCTGCGCATGGACCGTCCCGGCGCCTCCGAGACCATCGCCTGCGTCGTCTCGCCCGACGAACTCGGGACGCGCATCGCCGACCGCTACAAGACCGAGGACCTTCAGCCCATCCCCGGCGCGACGCTGGCGGACGTGGTGGGCGCCTACGGCAGCATCCAAGGGACCAACGTGCGCAGCCGGCAGATGGCCGTGCAGGTGCTGCCCGCCGTGTCGGCTCAACGATAG
- a CDS encoding DUF4384 domain-containing protein produces the protein MAHRTLSGLVAAALTLAAVAAVGLTTGRAAAEPAVVVASTAPGYAQGQLVPDGAAVSVPDGANAMFLFANGRMLRVKGPFDGPLDRMPDASGWTGVGSLVGGERFFQTDLGAARAVGTPMQKGEEQVFTLDPGRPGTQCVKSGGTVLLRKPADPALIPATLRAEGREATSTLRWDKGAAVPWPRELPMTDGTAVSVAGPDGRVRHSLTLRVIAAEGVGAGQGAELAVRLAGAGCAAQAAALLDPVRDSVAPLNLYLATDRGLYPTYRSGEAVTLVLQTNRDAHLYCYLRNTRGQLTPIYPPGPSASSLLEGHHTLTLAGDRMPVPLRAAERSGSLSADQEVRCFAAGRDLGADLPGRQDAFRPLTDEAAARLERTLASLKQTDLVMAQVILRVE, from the coding sequence ATGGCGCACAGGACCCTGAGCGGACTCGTGGCGGCGGCCCTGACCCTGGCCGCCGTCGCGGCGGTCGGTCTCACCACCGGCCGCGCGGCGGCGGAGCCCGCTGTGGTCGTCGCCTCCACAGCCCCCGGCTACGCCCAGGGGCAACTGGTCCCCGACGGCGCGGCGGTCAGCGTGCCGGACGGCGCCAACGCCATGTTCCTGTTCGCCAACGGGCGCATGCTGCGGGTCAAGGGGCCGTTTGACGGGCCGCTGGACCGTATGCCCGACGCCTCGGGCTGGACCGGCGTCGGCAGCCTCGTCGGCGGGGAGCGCTTCTTCCAGACCGACCTGGGCGCCGCCCGCGCGGTCGGTACCCCGATGCAGAAGGGGGAGGAGCAGGTCTTCACCCTTGATCCCGGCCGCCCCGGAACCCAATGCGTGAAGTCCGGCGGCACGGTTCTGCTGCGCAAGCCCGCCGACCCGGCGCTCATCCCGGCCACCCTGCGCGCGGAGGGGCGCGAGGCCACCTCCACGCTGCGCTGGGACAAGGGAGCCGCGGTGCCCTGGCCGCGCGAGTTGCCGATGACCGACGGCACCGCCGTCTCCGTCGCCGGGCCGGACGGGCGGGTGCGCCACAGCCTGACCCTGCGCGTGATCGCCGCCGAAGGCGTCGGGGCAGGGCAGGGCGCGGAGCTGGCCGTCCGGCTGGCCGGCGCCGGCTGCGCCGCGCAGGCGGCGGCCCTGCTCGACCCGGTGCGGGACAGCGTGGCGCCGCTGAACCTTTATCTCGCCACCGACCGCGGCCTCTACCCGACCTACCGGTCCGGGGAGGCGGTGACGCTGGTGCTCCAGACGAACCGGGACGCGCATCTCTACTGCTACCTGCGCAACACGCGCGGCCAGTTGACGCCGATCTACCCGCCGGGGCCGTCGGCCAGCTCGCTGCTGGAGGGGCACCATACCCTGACGCTGGCCGGCGACCGCATGCCGGTGCCGCTGCGCGCGGCGGAGCGGTCGGGGAGCCTGTCCGCCGACCAGGAGGTGCGCTGCTTCGCCGCCGGGCGCGATCTCGGCGCCGACCTGCCGGGTCGGCAGGACGCCTTCCGGCCGCTGACCGACGAGGCGGCGGCCCGGCTGGAGCGGACGCTCGCCTCGCTGAAGCAGACCGATCTGGTGATGGCGCAGGTGATCCTGCGCGTGGAGTGA